The Gemmatimonadota bacterium genomic interval CTTTGCCGAGGATGGGAGGTCCTGCGCGACGATGTCCACTCCTTCGGCGACAAGCGCGCGGATGCGCTCCTCGTCGGCATCGTCGAGGAAGAGGTAGGGAAGCCGCTCGCGCCGGCCCGGCCCGTGGTGGATCCCCCCGAGGTTCACGGTTTCCCCGGCGAGCGCGCCTCCACGAGCGAGGCGCGTCATGTGATCCAGGTCGCGGGTGAGTAGGACGACTCTCTCGGCACCCCTTCGCCACTCCGCGAGCCGCCCGCGGGCCTCCTCCACGCCGACGAAGTCCGAGGTGGCCTCCTGCGGCGTCCCGAGCTGGTAGAGATCCTTTTCCCAACCGCTCGCGGCCAGGGCATCGTCCACCACGACATAGTGTGAAGGCCGGATTCTCTCCCCCCAACCGAGGGTGACCTGCCCGTGGATGAGCCGCTCGTCCACGCGAAAGAGAAGGATCGCCACCCGCCGTCTCTTCCTCAGGGCGTTTCCAGTTGGAAGGAGCGCACCGCCTCCCTCCCTCTCTCCAGGACGCGCTGGACAAGCGCATCAAGGGAAAGGTGGCGGTGGAAAACGAAGTCGAGGAGCATCGGAAGGTTCGTGCCATAAACGACCCGGCGCCCGTCGGGGTCTCGGCAGGCAAATCTGGCGGCGAGGGCACAGCTCCCGGTTTGGAGGTCGGTGAAGATGATGGCGGGACCGGGCCCGGCCAGCTCATCCACGGTCCGGAGGAGCTCGTCTGGCCCCTTCGCCTCGTTGCTCACCGGAACGAGTGCGTCGGCCGGGGCTCCCGCGATCTTTCGCACCGCGTCCACCATTCCGAAGCACATGGAGCCATGGGTCACGAGGACGCCCCGCACGAGGGGGACCTCTCGCTCACTCATAGTCCTCCTCCAGGTATTCCCCGACCGGAGCCATCCCTCTCTGAAGATGCAAGTCGAACTCCGCCGCCGAATTTACGCCGGCGTATTTGAGGAGGTGGTTCATAGCCACGACTTCCGAGATGACCGTGATGTTTTTTCCCGGATTCAGCGGAATGGTGACGCGAGGCAGATTCACACCGAGGATTTGTGTCTCGTCCACGTCGAGGCCGGTGCGATCGAAGGGGCGCGAATCGTCCCACTCGTCCAGCTGCACGATGACCTCGATCCGCTTCTGGAGGCGTATGGCCCGGATCCCGAAGAGCGCCTGAACGTCAATGATCCCGATCCCGCGGATCTCCATGTGATGTCGCTGGCGTTCGTGTCCCCGTCCGATCAGAACGTCGTTTCCCCGTTCGGACACCATGACGAGGTCGTCGGCTACGAGGCGATGTCCGCGCTCGATGAGGTCGAGGACACATTCGCTTTTCCCGATCCCGCTTTTTCCCATGAAAAGAAGTCCGACTCCGTAAACGTCGGCGAGGGAGCCGTGCACGGTCGTGGAGGGTGCAAGGGTGACCTCCACGTACGGCTTGATTCGCCGGAAGAAATCACGGGTGCTCAACGAGGACCGGAAGACGGGAACGCCGGCGGCAAGGGCGATGTCCAGCAGGACGGAAGGAACCTGCTGACCCTTGGTGACGAAGGCCGCGGGGACCGCCTTCGAGAAAAAGGCCTCGAGCCGGACGCGTCGCTCCTCTTCCGAGAGCGTGGAGAGGTAGGTCATTTCGGTCTCGCCGAAGACCTGCATCCGCCCATCGGGGAACCGCGCGACGTAGCCCGCGAGCGCGAGGCCCGGCGTGGAGACGTCCGCGTCGGAACACTCCCGGTCGAGTGAAACTCCGGGGGTGAGGAGCTCGAGGGCGAGCGTCTCGCCCCGGGTGTCCATGAGCTCCTGGATGCGGAAACTTCCGGCCATCTTGGACCCCTTCTCCCCTCGTTGGGCCATGGACGAAAAAAGCTAGCGGCCGTCCCCGGAGGCGGCTACTGCGTCCTCGAAAACCCGCCCCAGGCGGGCGGCGGCCCGGTCCCAGGAGAGCCCTTCGGCAAAACTCCGCCCCGCCCGACCAAACGCCCGGCGCAGGTCCTCATTATCGAGGAGGCGTCGGATGCTCCGGGCGAGCGCAGAGACGTCACCGTGTTGCACCAATAACCCGGTTTTTTCGTGTAGGACCGAGTCGCGGAGCCCGAGGACGTCGCTCGCGACGCTCGGAGTGCCGCAGGCGGCAGCCTCCAGGATGGAGATCCCCCACCCTTCCTTTTCGGAGGTCAGGACATGTACCCAGCTCCGCTGAAGGAGGCGGACCTTATCCTCCTCCGAAATGAAGCCGAGAAACCGAATCTCCCCTTCCCCGAGTTCCAGCCGCCGGGCTTCCCTCTCCAGTACCGGACGGCGGTCGCCCTCCCCGGCAATGAGAAGCTGCACCGGAAGGCCTTCCG includes:
- the hprK gene encoding HPr(Ser) kinase/phosphatase — its product is MAGSFRIQELMDTRGETLALELLTPGVSLDRECSDADVSTPGLALAGYVARFPDGRMQVFGETEMTYLSTLSEEERRVRLEAFFSKAVPAAFVTKGQQVPSVLLDIALAAGVPVFRSSLSTRDFFRRIKPYVEVTLAPSTTVHGSLADVYGVGLLFMGKSGIGKSECVLDLIERGHRLVADDLVMVSERGNDVLIGRGHERQRHHMEIRGIGIIDVQALFGIRAIRLQKRIEVIVQLDEWDDSRPFDRTGLDVDETQILGVNLPRVTIPLNPGKNITVISEVVAMNHLLKYAGVNSAAEFDLHLQRGMAPVGEYLEEDYE
- a CDS encoding PTS sugar transporter subunit IIB, with the translated sequence MAILLFRVDERLIHGQVTLGWGERIRPSHYVVVDDALAASGWEKDLYQLGTPQEATSDFVGVEEARGRLAEWRRGAERVVLLTRDLDHMTRLARGGALAGETVNLGGIHHGPGRRERLPYLFLDDADEERIRALVAEGVDIVAQDLPSSAKTSAARLLDA